A window of Streptomyces sp. SAI-127 contains these coding sequences:
- a CDS encoding MFS transporter, whose protein sequence is MHDVRTVRAPSMPRLAAASLAGTAIEFYDFFVYGTAAALVLGPLFFPTFSPVAGTLAAFGTFGVGFVARPLGSVLFGHIGDRHGRRPVLVASLLLTGAATVAVGCVPTYDTIGVAAPVLLLVLRFLQGLGLGGEWGGAVLLTAEHAPAERRGLWTSFPQVGPALGFLLANGVVLALSTTLSEAQFAAWGWRVPFWAAGVLAAVGLWLRSSLPESPGFLEIDDHARVPLAEVVRDHGRLVLLTAGALAIGYAIFYTVTTWSLAYGTERLGVSRAVMLTCIMAAVLVKGALTPVAAVLGDRYGRRPLCLTGCAAAALWMFPMVALLATGEPLLMFLGFLGAMIAFITMFAVIAAYLPELYEPRVRCTGAAVGYNLGGVVGGALTPIVATALVQHGGRVPWGVGAYLTGIALLSLGCFALLPETRPVPVAVAEPAMD, encoded by the coding sequence ATGCACGACGTACGCACCGTAAGGGCGCCCTCCATGCCGCGGCTCGCGGCCGCCTCGCTCGCCGGGACGGCCATCGAGTTCTACGACTTCTTCGTCTACGGGACGGCCGCGGCACTGGTCCTGGGGCCGCTGTTCTTCCCGACGTTCTCCCCGGTGGCGGGGACGCTGGCCGCCTTCGGGACGTTCGGCGTGGGGTTCGTCGCACGGCCGCTCGGGTCGGTGCTGTTCGGGCACATCGGGGACCGGCACGGACGGCGGCCGGTGCTCGTGGCCTCACTGCTGCTGACCGGCGCCGCCACGGTCGCGGTCGGCTGTGTGCCGACGTACGACACGATCGGGGTGGCCGCGCCGGTGCTGCTTCTGGTGCTGCGTTTTCTCCAGGGGCTGGGCCTCGGCGGGGAGTGGGGCGGGGCCGTGCTGCTGACCGCGGAGCACGCGCCCGCCGAGCGGCGCGGACTGTGGACGAGCTTCCCGCAGGTGGGGCCCGCGCTGGGCTTCCTGCTCGCCAACGGGGTGGTGCTGGCGCTGTCGACCACGCTGTCCGAGGCCCAATTCGCCGCGTGGGGCTGGCGAGTGCCGTTCTGGGCGGCCGGGGTGTTGGCGGCGGTGGGGCTGTGGCTGCGCTCCTCGCTCCCGGAGAGCCCCGGTTTCCTGGAGATCGACGACCACGCGCGCGTGCCGCTCGCCGAGGTGGTGCGCGACCATGGGCGGCTCGTGCTGCTGACGGCCGGGGCGCTCGCGATCGGGTACGCGATCTTCTACACCGTGACGACGTGGTCCCTCGCCTACGGGACGGAGCGGCTCGGGGTGAGCCGTGCCGTCATGCTGACCTGCATCATGGCCGCGGTGCTGGTGAAGGGCGCACTCACGCCGGTGGCGGCGGTGCTCGGGGACCGGTACGGGCGGCGGCCGTTGTGTCTGACCGGGTGCGCGGCGGCAGCGCTGTGGATGTTCCCGATGGTGGCGCTGCTCGCGACCGGGGAGCCGCTGCTGATGTTCCTCGGTTTCCTCGGCGCGATGATCGCGTTCATCACGATGTTCGCGGTGATCGCCGCGTATCTGCCGGAGCTGTACGAGCCGCGGGTGCGCTGCACGGGTGCCGCGGTCGGCTACAACCTCGGCGGGGTCGTCGGCGGCGCGCTCACACCGATCGTGGCGACGGCGCTGGTGCAGCACGGCGGGCGGGTGCCCTGGGGCGTGGGTGCGTATCTGACCGGGATCGCGCTGCTCAGCCTGGGGTGTTTCGCGTTGCTGCCGGAGACGCGGCCGGTGCCCGTGGCGGTGGCGGAGCCCGCTATGGATTGA
- a CDS encoding TerC/Alx family metal homeostasis membrane protein, with the protein MDVSVTLWVLTIVGLAALIAVDFFIGRKPHDVSIKEAGIWTVVWIALAGLFGLGLFVFGGGQAGGEFFAGFITEKSLSVDNLFVFVLIMAKFAVPSQYQQRVLLVGVLIALVLRAIFIAAGAAIIASFAWVFYIFGAFLIWTAWKLIQEARADEEEEEFEENKLLKAAERRFGVADRYHGTKLWIVENGKRVMTPMLVVMLAIGSTDVLFALDSIPAIFGLTQDPYIVFTANAFALMGLRQLYFLIGGLLRKLVHLSYGLSIILGFIGVKLVLHALHESGVHVPEISIPVSLGVICAVLIVTTITSLMASRKQAAAEAAQAEGEGAPKDSIEA; encoded by the coding sequence GTGGATGTTTCCGTGACCCTGTGGGTCCTGACGATCGTGGGCCTCGCCGCCCTCATCGCGGTCGACTTCTTCATCGGCCGCAAGCCGCACGACGTGTCCATCAAGGAAGCGGGCATCTGGACGGTTGTCTGGATCGCCCTGGCCGGCCTCTTCGGGCTCGGTCTGTTCGTCTTCGGCGGCGGCCAGGCCGGCGGAGAGTTCTTCGCGGGCTTCATCACCGAGAAGTCCCTGAGCGTGGACAACCTCTTCGTCTTCGTCCTGATCATGGCGAAGTTCGCGGTGCCCTCGCAGTACCAGCAGCGGGTGCTTCTCGTCGGTGTCCTCATAGCCCTGGTGCTGCGCGCGATCTTCATCGCCGCCGGCGCCGCGATCATCGCCAGCTTCGCCTGGGTGTTCTACATCTTCGGCGCCTTCCTCATCTGGACCGCCTGGAAGCTCATCCAGGAGGCCCGGGCGGACGAGGAGGAAGAGGAGTTCGAGGAGAACAAGCTGCTCAAGGCCGCCGAGCGCAGGTTCGGCGTGGCCGACCGCTACCACGGCACCAAGCTGTGGATCGTGGAGAACGGCAAGCGGGTCATGACCCCGATGCTCGTCGTGATGCTCGCCATCGGCTCCACCGATGTGCTCTTCGCGCTCGACTCGATCCCCGCGATCTTCGGCCTGACCCAGGACCCGTACATCGTCTTCACGGCCAACGCGTTCGCCCTGATGGGCCTGCGCCAGCTGTACTTCCTCATCGGCGGCCTGCTGCGGAAGCTGGTCCACCTGAGCTACGGCCTGTCGATCATCCTGGGCTTCATCGGCGTCAAGCTGGTGCTGCACGCCCTGCACGAGTCCGGGGTCCACGTCCCCGAGATCAGCATTCCGGTCTCGCTCGGCGTGATCTGCGCGGTCCTGATCGTCACCACGATCACCAGTCTCATGGCCTCCAGGAAGCAGGCGGCGGCCGAGGCGGCGCAGGCGGAGGGCGAAGGCGCTCCGAAGGACAGCATCGAGGCCTGA
- a CDS encoding ionic transporter y4hA, with protein MIARLRTLTTRWTSAVPVLAVVLLVFTWGRDLPGAVVVLVTLVLAGAVLAAVHHAEVIAHRVGEPFGSLVLAVAVTIIEVALIVTLMVDGGDKSSTLARDTVFAAVMITCNGIVGISLLVASLRHGTALFNPEGTGAALATVATLATLSLVLPTFTTSKPGPEFSATQLTFAALSSLILYGLFVATQTVRHRDYFLPITRQGEVITTEDHADAPTARTALTSLGLLGLALIGVVGLAKGVSPTIESGVAKAGLPQAVVGVIIALLVLLPETIAALRSARRDRVQTSLNLALGSAMASIGLTIPAVALASVWLSGPLVLGLGSTHMVLLALTVVVSSLTVVPGRATPLQGGVHLVLFAAYLELAVNP; from the coding sequence ATGATCGCTCGGCTCCGGACGCTCACCACGCGTTGGACGTCCGCCGTGCCGGTGCTCGCGGTCGTCCTGCTGGTGTTCACATGGGGACGCGATCTGCCCGGCGCGGTCGTCGTACTCGTGACCCTGGTCCTCGCGGGGGCCGTGCTGGCCGCCGTGCACCACGCCGAGGTGATCGCCCACCGGGTCGGTGAACCGTTCGGCTCCCTCGTCCTCGCCGTCGCCGTCACGATCATCGAGGTCGCCCTGATCGTCACCCTGATGGTGGACGGCGGCGACAAGAGCTCGACGCTGGCAAGAGACACGGTCTTCGCGGCCGTGATGATCACCTGCAACGGCATCGTCGGCATCAGCCTCCTCGTGGCCTCACTGCGCCATGGCACCGCGCTCTTCAACCCCGAGGGCACCGGCGCCGCTCTCGCCACGGTCGCCACCCTGGCCACGCTGAGCCTGGTGCTGCCGACGTTCACGACGAGCAAGCCGGGCCCGGAGTTCTCCGCCACCCAGCTGACCTTCGCCGCGCTGTCCTCGTTGATCCTGTACGGCCTCTTCGTGGCGACCCAGACCGTACGGCACCGCGACTACTTCCTCCCGATCACCCGTCAGGGCGAGGTGATCACCACCGAGGACCACGCCGACGCGCCCACCGCCCGTACCGCGCTGACCAGCCTGGGCCTGCTGGGCCTCGCGCTGATCGGGGTGGTCGGCCTGGCCAAGGGAGTGTCCCCCACCATCGAGTCCGGGGTCGCCAAGGCGGGTCTTCCCCAGGCCGTCGTCGGTGTGATCATCGCCCTGCTGGTGCTGCTCCCCGAGACGATCGCCGCACTGCGCTCCGCACGCCGCGACCGGGTGCAGACCAGCCTCAACCTCGCCCTCGGCTCGGCCATGGCCAGCATCGGCCTGACCATCCCCGCGGTCGCTCTGGCCTCCGTCTGGCTCTCCGGCCCGCTCGTCCTCGGTCTGGGCTCAACCCACATGGTGCTGCTGGCCCTGACCGTGGTGGTGAGCTCGCTGACGGTGGTTCCCGGCCGGGCCACACCGCTCCAGGGCGGTGTCCATCTGGTGCTGTTCGCCGCCTACCTGGAACTGGCGGTCAATCCATAG
- the aroQ gene encoding type II 3-dehydroquinate dehydratase, with amino-acid sequence MPRTLANAPIMILNGPNLNLLGQRQPEIYGKDTLADVEALCAKAAAAHGGTVDFRQSNHEGELVDWIHEARLQHCGIVINPGAYSHTSVAILDALNTCDGLPVLEVHISNIHRRESFRHHSYVSLRADGVIAGCGVQGYVFGVERVAALAGPAQADV; translated from the coding sequence GTGCCCCGCACCCTGGCCAACGCCCCGATCATGATTCTCAACGGCCCCAACCTGAACCTGCTGGGTCAGCGTCAGCCGGAGATCTACGGCAAGGACACCCTGGCCGACGTCGAGGCCCTGTGCGCCAAGGCGGCCGCCGCGCACGGCGGCACGGTGGACTTCCGGCAGTCGAACCACGAGGGCGAGCTGGTCGACTGGATCCACGAGGCCAGGCTCCAGCACTGCGGCATCGTCATCAACCCCGGTGCCTACTCACACACCTCGGTCGCGATTCTGGACGCACTCAACACCTGTGACGGGCTCCCGGTGCTGGAGGTGCACATCTCCAACATCCACCGGCGCGAGTCCTTCCGGCACCACTCCTACGTCTCGTTGCGCGCGGACGGAGTCATCGCCGGCTGCGGAGTGCAGGGGTACGTCTTCGGCGTGGAGCGTGTCGCGGCGCTGGCGGGGCCGGCCCAGGCCGACGTGTAA
- a CDS encoding amino acid ABC transporter permease codes for MTLTKDESGAGTPEADDSYTPSQRRIERERLKRARARRATAIAAVSTLVTAVVLYLVVVSAPGWPRTKETFFNGQYAREAFPKVLEGLWLNVRLLLICGVAVLVLGMLIAIARTLRGPVFFPLRFLAAAYTDFFRGLPLIINLMIVVLGVPALRLQGVTVDPVLLGGTALTLTYSAYVAEVFRAGIESVHPSQRAAARSLGLSNRQALRHVVLPQAVRRQVPPLLNDLVSLQKDTGLVSIGGAIDAVRAADIIVGRSLNYTPYIVAGLVFVALTIPMTRFTDWVTARMDRRRAQGGTT; via the coding sequence GTGACGCTCACGAAGGACGAGTCCGGCGCCGGGACACCGGAGGCGGACGACTCGTACACACCGTCGCAGCGGCGGATCGAGCGGGAGCGTCTCAAGCGTGCCCGCGCCCGCCGCGCGACGGCGATCGCCGCGGTCTCGACCCTGGTCACCGCCGTCGTCCTCTATCTGGTCGTCGTCAGCGCACCCGGCTGGCCGCGCACCAAGGAGACGTTCTTCAACGGGCAGTACGCGCGCGAGGCCTTCCCGAAGGTCCTCGAAGGGCTGTGGCTGAACGTCCGGCTGCTGCTGATCTGCGGTGTCGCCGTGCTGGTGCTCGGCATGCTGATCGCCATCGCCCGCACGCTGCGCGGCCCGGTGTTCTTCCCGCTGCGCTTCCTGGCCGCCGCCTACACGGACTTCTTCCGCGGGCTTCCGCTCATCATCAACCTCATGATCGTCGTCCTGGGCGTCCCGGCGCTGCGGCTCCAGGGCGTGACGGTCGACCCGGTGCTGCTGGGCGGTACGGCCCTCACGCTGACGTATTCGGCGTACGTGGCCGAGGTGTTCCGCGCCGGCATCGAGTCCGTGCACCCCTCGCAGCGCGCCGCCGCCCGCTCGCTCGGTCTCTCCAACCGGCAGGCGCTGCGTCACGTGGTGCTCCCACAGGCCGTGCGCCGCCAGGTGCCGCCCCTGCTGAACGACCTGGTGTCCCTCCAGAAGGACACCGGTCTCGTGTCGATCGGCGGCGCGATCGACGCCGTACGGGCCGCCGACATCATCGTCGGCCGCAGCCTCAACTACACGCCGTACATCGTCGCGGGCCTGGTGTTCGTGGCGCTGACCATCCCGATGACCCGCTTCACCGACTGGGTGACGGCACGGATGGACCGCAGGCGGGCCCAGGGAGGGACCACATGA
- a CDS encoding TerD family protein, with amino-acid sequence MTAELVRGQNHPLSQARLEIRIAAGTPIVAGATLGDEHGTVHGVEWVVHPGAPALPGLEVSRQAAADHRLAVDLGAVPEAVHRVHVLLALPSAGGPVRFGAVAAPFVAVTGLDGTELASYTITGLDAESAVVALELYRRQGAWKVRAVGQGYAGGLTELLTDQGLPQAHQLANTIHEAVAQGLARAVTPPARTADGDRARQTATPAPGPEHGSSATQGASAAVPPQPLSSYGTQPPGTPPQPMAPDGGPASGAAQPASPFGAQGAQATGGPQPGHAQAPADASAAQPPAPTVGGPIDYSHPRRQNAAPPPPPPAAPPVQPGQPARPVAGDATGWSMDERLYNQVWGMFEDLARSTAAYRSAVDFADSRMEKELDAALADPRSRIGGQGDAAREAARTKHAQLVEQARAAYDRDLGQLTAESEVVEPALPAAYARWDNPVWHGYRVPFEAPMAVRLGDLHLPECAELRIPMLIRLPLERGLWIDSGAAGSLDGSFFDSHELHRLAMDTAVALAARLLAVHPAGDYTLHVIDPAGSGAQSLAPLVWTGVLAAPPAVGAGGVADVLARLTERVDLVQMAVRGGAADSLPPGLDTSEQLLIVNDFPHGFDDRAVTQLRYLADEGPSVGVHLMMVADREEASAYGPLLDPLWRSLMRLTPVPDDHLADPWVGHAWTYEPALVPPGSQVVQQVLNQVAKARTKYT; translated from the coding sequence ATGACGGCCGAGCTGGTGCGGGGGCAGAACCACCCGCTCTCCCAGGCCCGCCTCGAGATCCGGATCGCGGCCGGTACGCCGATCGTGGCCGGAGCCACGCTCGGCGACGAGCACGGCACGGTGCACGGCGTCGAGTGGGTCGTCCACCCGGGTGCGCCCGCCCTGCCGGGTCTGGAGGTCTCCCGGCAGGCGGCCGCCGACCACCGCCTCGCGGTCGATCTCGGCGCCGTACCCGAGGCCGTGCACCGGGTCCATGTGCTGCTCGCCCTGCCCTCGGCGGGCGGACCCGTGCGCTTCGGCGCCGTCGCCGCCCCCTTCGTCGCGGTCACGGGCCTCGACGGCACCGAGCTCGCCAGCTACACCATCACCGGTCTGGACGCCGAGTCGGCGGTCGTCGCCCTGGAGCTCTACCGACGCCAGGGCGCCTGGAAGGTACGCGCCGTCGGCCAGGGCTACGCGGGCGGTCTCACCGAACTCCTCACCGACCAGGGCCTTCCCCAGGCCCACCAGCTCGCGAACACCATCCATGAGGCGGTGGCCCAGGGGCTGGCCCGAGCCGTGACGCCCCCGGCCCGCACGGCGGACGGCGACCGCGCCCGGCAGACGGCCACGCCGGCACCGGGCCCGGAACACGGCTCTTCCGCGACGCAGGGCGCCTCCGCTGCCGTACCCCCGCAGCCGCTGTCGTCGTACGGCACACAGCCTCCGGGCACACCGCCGCAGCCGATGGCCCCGGACGGCGGCCCGGCCTCCGGCGCAGCGCAGCCCGCCTCTCCCTTCGGCGCGCAGGGCGCCCAGGCAACCGGCGGGCCGCAGCCCGGACACGCCCAGGCGCCCGCGGACGCGTCCGCCGCTCAGCCCCCCGCGCCCACCGTCGGCGGCCCGATCGATTACAGCCACCCCCGACGGCAGAACGCCGCCCCGCCCCCGCCTCCGCCCGCCGCGCCTCCCGTTCAGCCGGGACAGCCCGCCAGGCCCGTCGCCGGGGACGCGACCGGCTGGTCCATGGACGAGCGGCTCTACAACCAGGTGTGGGGCATGTTCGAGGACCTGGCCCGCTCCACGGCCGCGTACCGCAGCGCCGTCGACTTCGCCGACTCGCGCATGGAGAAGGAGCTCGACGCGGCCCTCGCCGACCCGCGCAGCCGGATCGGCGGGCAGGGCGACGCCGCACGTGAGGCGGCCCGCACCAAGCACGCCCAGCTCGTCGAACAGGCTCGTGCGGCCTACGACCGGGATCTCGGCCAGCTCACGGCCGAGTCGGAGGTGGTCGAACCCGCCCTGCCCGCGGCGTACGCCCGCTGGGACAACCCCGTCTGGCACGGCTACCGGGTGCCGTTCGAAGCACCCATGGCCGTGCGCCTGGGCGATCTGCATCTGCCCGAGTGCGCCGAGCTGCGTATCCCGATGCTGATCCGGCTGCCGCTGGAGCGGGGCCTGTGGATCGACAGCGGAGCCGCCGGATCGCTCGACGGCTCGTTCTTCGACTCCCACGAACTGCACCGCCTCGCCATGGACACGGCCGTGGCGCTCGCGGCCCGGCTCCTCGCCGTCCACCCCGCCGGGGACTACACCCTGCACGTCATCGACCCGGCCGGCTCGGGGGCGCAGTCGCTCGCCCCGCTGGTGTGGACCGGCGTGCTCGCGGCCCCGCCCGCCGTCGGCGCCGGGGGCGTGGCGGACGTCCTGGCGCGCCTCACCGAGCGCGTCGACCTCGTGCAGATGGCGGTGCGCGGAGGCGCGGCCGACTCCCTCCCGCCCGGCCTCGACACCTCCGAGCAACTCCTGATCGTCAACGACTTCCCGCACGGCTTCGACGACCGGGCCGTGACCCAGCTGCGCTATCTCGCGGACGAGGGACCGTCCGTCGGCGTCCACCTGATGATGGTCGCGGACCGTGAGGAGGCCTCCGCCTACGGCCCGCTCCTCGACCCCCTGTGGCGCTCGCTCATGCGACTGACCCCGGTGCCCGACGACCATCTCGCCGACCCGTGGGTCGGGCATGCCTGGACCTACGAGCCCGCGCTCGTCCCGCCCGGCAGCCAGGTGGTCCAGCAGGTCCTGAACCAGGTCGCCAAGGCTCGTACCAAGTATACGTAA
- a CDS encoding ABC transporter substrate-binding protein produces MHLAPRALRRAATAASIALLATAVGCAPQSEDDANAKASGSTGTTCAKGKLATKSSGKLTVATDEPAYEPWFKDDKPASGKGFESAVAYAVAKQLGYDKSAVVWQSVPFNKAFAPGEKTFDFDINQVSISAERKKAVDFSSGYYDVRQAVIALKGTKAAQAKSIADLKGLKLGAQVGTTSLNYIEDVVKPTREAAAYAKNDQAKSALQNRQVDAIVVDLPTAFYITAAEVTDGTIVGQFENQGGTPEQFGLVLDKGSALTSCVTAAVDALRKDGTLAGLEQEWLSDAVDAPVLK; encoded by the coding sequence ATGCACCTTGCCCCCCGCGCACTGCGCCGCGCCGCCACCGCGGCATCCATAGCCCTGCTCGCCACCGCCGTCGGCTGTGCTCCGCAGTCGGAGGACGACGCGAACGCCAAGGCCTCGGGGTCGACGGGAACCACCTGTGCCAAGGGCAAGTTGGCCACCAAGAGCTCCGGAAAACTGACCGTGGCGACCGACGAGCCCGCGTACGAGCCGTGGTTCAAGGACGACAAGCCCGCGAGCGGCAAGGGCTTCGAGTCAGCCGTCGCCTACGCCGTGGCGAAGCAGCTCGGCTACGACAAGAGCGCCGTCGTCTGGCAGAGCGTCCCCTTCAACAAGGCCTTCGCACCGGGTGAGAAGACCTTCGACTTCGACATCAACCAGGTGTCGATCAGCGCCGAGCGCAAGAAGGCCGTGGACTTCTCGTCCGGCTACTACGACGTGCGTCAGGCCGTCATCGCGCTCAAGGGCACCAAGGCCGCCCAGGCGAAGAGCATCGCGGACCTGAAGGGCCTCAAGCTGGGCGCCCAGGTCGGCACGACCAGCCTCAACTACATCGAGGACGTGGTGAAGCCGACGCGCGAGGCCGCCGCGTACGCCAAGAACGACCAGGCCAAGTCCGCGCTCCAGAACCGCCAGGTGGACGCCATCGTCGTCGACCTGCCGACCGCCTTCTACATCACGGCGGCCGAGGTGACGGACGGCACGATCGTCGGGCAGTTCGAGAACCAGGGCGGCACACCGGAGCAGTTCGGACTCGTCCTCGACAAGGGCAGCGCGCTCACCTCCTGCGTGACGGCCGCCGTGGACGCCCTGCGCAAGGACGGCACGCTCGCCGGGCTGGAGCAGGAGTGGCTGTCGGACGCCGTCGACGCCCCGGTGCTCAAGTGA
- a CDS encoding amino acid ABC transporter ATP-binding protein, whose product MSDAPVLRMESVRKTFGDSVVLRDVDLEVVPHTVTALIGASGSGKSTLLRCANLLEEIDDGAIWLDGEEITDPRVDQDAVRRRIGVVFQAYNLFPHMTVLENITLAPRRVHKAARAEAEEHARELLERLGLGGKAGEYPDRLSGGQQQRVAIVRALAVRPRLLLLDEITAALDPELVGEVLNVVRDLKGDGMTMVLATHEMGFAREVADQVCFLDAGVVLERGTAEQIFGDPQQERTQRFLKRIVEAGRL is encoded by the coding sequence ATGAGCGACGCACCGGTGCTGCGGATGGAGTCCGTCCGCAAGACCTTCGGCGACTCGGTCGTGCTGCGGGACGTCGATCTGGAGGTCGTCCCGCACACGGTGACCGCGCTGATCGGTGCCTCAGGCTCCGGCAAGTCGACCCTGCTGCGCTGCGCCAACCTCCTGGAGGAGATCGACGACGGCGCCATCTGGCTGGACGGCGAGGAGATCACCGATCCACGCGTCGACCAGGACGCGGTACGGCGCCGTATCGGCGTGGTCTTCCAGGCGTACAACCTCTTTCCGCACATGACGGTGCTGGAGAACATCACGCTGGCCCCTCGCCGGGTGCACAAAGCGGCCCGCGCGGAGGCCGAGGAGCACGCCCGCGAGCTCCTGGAGCGGCTCGGGCTGGGTGGTAAGGCCGGCGAGTACCCCGACCGGCTCAGCGGCGGTCAGCAGCAGCGGGTGGCGATCGTGCGGGCTCTCGCCGTACGCCCCCGCCTGCTGCTGCTCGACGAGATCACCGCGGCCCTCGACCCCGAGCTGGTCGGCGAGGTCCTGAACGTCGTGCGCGACCTGAAGGGCGACGGCATGACCATGGTGCTGGCCACGCACGAGATGGGCTTCGCGCGCGAGGTCGCCGACCAGGTGTGTTTTCTGGACGCGGGTGTGGTGCTCGAGCGCGGGACCGCCGAGCAGATCTTCGGCGACCCGCAGCAGGAGCGCACGCAGCGCTTTCTGAAGCGGATCGTGGAGGCGGGGCGGCTGTAG
- a CDS encoding S66 peptidase family protein, which produces MTTISYPPKPVPGDRIAVISPGAGLPGLFPRPYELGLERLRKEYGLEPVEYPTTRKMGSTPQERADDIHAAFADPAVKAVMASIGGDDQITVLPFLDRELIRANPKPFFGMSDNTNLLAFLYSTGIVGYHGATVMTALGRPVAMSALTADSLRAALFTSGEYELTPAARWRDVDRDWADPTTFDAEPETRPGNGWTWVNADRTVEGRAWGGCLEILGWLLMADREIARDLSRYDGGVLLLETSEEMPSDVEVFRTLRNMGERGLLQRFSALLWGRPKSWAFERPNSPEEADRYAADQREAVLRAMSDYAPHTTIVFDVDFGHTDPQLVIPYGGLVRVDGPTRRITVTY; this is translated from the coding sequence ATGACGACGATCTCGTACCCGCCCAAGCCCGTACCCGGCGACCGCATAGCCGTCATCTCCCCGGGGGCCGGTCTGCCGGGACTCTTCCCGCGCCCCTACGAGTTGGGGCTCGAGCGGCTGCGCAAGGAGTACGGGCTGGAGCCGGTCGAGTATCCGACGACCCGCAAGATGGGCTCGACGCCCCAGGAGCGCGCCGACGACATCCACGCCGCGTTCGCCGACCCGGCCGTCAAGGCGGTCATGGCGTCCATCGGCGGCGACGACCAGATCACCGTGCTGCCGTTCCTGGACCGGGAGTTGATCCGGGCGAACCCGAAGCCGTTCTTCGGGATGAGCGACAACACCAACCTGCTCGCGTTCCTGTACAGCACCGGCATCGTCGGCTACCACGGCGCGACCGTGATGACCGCGCTCGGACGGCCGGTGGCCATGAGCGCGCTGACGGCCGACTCCCTGCGGGCGGCCCTGTTCACCTCGGGCGAGTACGAACTGACCCCCGCCGCCCGCTGGCGGGACGTCGACCGTGACTGGGCGGACCCCACCACCTTCGACGCCGAGCCGGAGACCCGCCCCGGCAACGGCTGGACCTGGGTGAACGCCGACCGCACGGTGGAGGGCCGAGCCTGGGGCGGCTGTCTGGAGATCCTGGGCTGGCTGCTCATGGCCGACCGCGAGATCGCGCGCGACCTGAGTCGGTACGACGGCGGAGTGCTGCTCCTGGAGACCTCGGAGGAGATGCCGAGCGACGTCGAGGTCTTCCGCACCCTGCGCAACATGGGCGAGCGCGGACTCCTCCAGCGCTTCTCCGCGCTGTTGTGGGGCCGCCCCAAGTCGTGGGCCTTCGAGCGCCCCAACAGCCCCGAGGAGGCGGATCGTTACGCCGCCGACCAGCGCGAGGCCGTACTGCGGGCCATGAGCGACTATGCCCCGCACACCACCATCGTCTTCGATGTGGACTTCGGACACACCGATCCACAACTCGTCATCCCCTACGGCGGTCTCGTCCGCGTCGACGGTCCCACCCGGCGCATCACCGTCACGTACTGA